In the Mytilus edulis unplaced genomic scaffold, xbMytEdul2.2 SCAFFOLD_2514, whole genome shotgun sequence genome, one interval contains:
- the LOC139506614 gene encoding histone H2B codes for MPPKVGTKGAKKAVTKAKTARPGGDKKRRRKRRESYAIYIYKVLRQVHPDTGVSSKAMSIMNSFVNDIFERIAAEASRLAHYNKRSTITSREIQTAVRLLLPGELAKHAVSEGTKAVTKYTSSK; via the coding sequence aagaaggccgtcaccaaggcaaagactgccagacccggcggtgacaagaaaaggaggaggaagagacgtgaatcctatgctatctacatctacaaagtcttgagacaagtTCACCCCGACACCGGAGTGTCCTCAAAGGCAATGTCCATCATGAACAGCTTCGTCAACGATATCTTCGAGAGAATCGCAGCAGAGGCCTCCCGATTGGCACACTACAACaaaagatctaccatcacatcccgggagatccagaccgctgtccgtcttctcttacccggagaattggccaagcacgctgtcagtgaaggtaccaaagccgtcactaaatacaccagcagcaagtaa
- the LOC139506613 gene encoding histone H3: MARTKQTARKSTGGKAPRKQLATKAARKSAPATGGVKKPHRYRPGTVALREIRRYQKSTELLIRKLPFQRLVREIAQDFKTDLRFQSSAVMALQEASEAYLVGLFEDTNLCAIHAKRVTIMPKDIQLARRIRGERA, from the coding sequence ATGGCACGAACAAAGCAAACTGCACGTAAATCCACCGGAggtaaagctccaagaaaacaacttgccaccaaggccgcccgtaagagcgcacctgcaaccggtggagtcaagaaaccacatagatacaggccaggaacagtcgctctccgagaaatcaggagataccagaagagcacagagctcctcatcaggaaactccccttccagagattagtccgtgaaatcgcccaggacttcaaaactgatctccgattccagagttcagccgtcatggccctacaggaagccagcgaagcctacttggtcggtctcttcgaggataccaacttgtgcgcaatccacgccaagagagtaaccatcatgccaaaggatatccaattggcacgaagaatccgtggagaacgtgcttaa